Sequence from the Stenotrophomonas sp. 364 genome:
CGCCGTTGACTTCATTGCCGCTGCCCGAGCCATCGTCGGTGGGCCGCTTGTCGGCGATGATGCGCGCCGACACGATCTGCGCGCCGGGGGCGATGCCGCCCGGCCAGGTGCCCACGGCCGCACCGGCGGCCAGTTCGGCCACGGCGGTGCCATGCCCGACGACGTCATCGACGTTGAGGTTGTTCACCCGCGGATCGACGTAGGTGTAGTTGGCCAGCACGCGCCCGGCCAGCGCCGGATGGTTGCGCATCACGCCGGAATCGACGATGCCGATGCGCACGCCGCTGCCGGTCAGCCCGGCACTGCGCGCGGCGCCGGCCTGGGTGATGGTCAGGTGCGCATCGAAGGCCGGCTGCGTAGGCGTGGTGGTCGTGGGTGGAGGGGTGGTAGGAGGCGTGGTGGGAGGCGTGGTCGGCGGGGGATCGATGCGGACATTGCCGCCCCCACCACCACCGCCACACGCGCCCAGCGCTGCCGCGAGCGCGGTGACCAGTACGGATCGACCCACTACTGCCTTGTTCATCCTTGTTTCCCCAATTGACGTGTTGTTCGCCCCCGTCTGGCCGGTCCTCCTGGACCTGGCCCGGCGGCAAGTGCCAAGCCTCTATACTTGGCCGGTAGTTCGCAGTCTGCCGGGAAAACCCGCTGCCGCCAATGGCATGCGGTCCCACTCTTGAAACCTGCTCACGCACCAACGAGATTGCCCATGTCCAACATCGTCATCGCCGCTGCCAAACGCACCGCCATTGGTTCCTTCCTGGGCCAGTTCACCGGCGTACCCACCCCGACCCTGGGTGCCACGGCAATCGCGTCGGCACTGCAACAGTCCGGCATCGCGGCGGCCGATGTGTCCGAGGTCATCATGGGCTGCGTGCTGCCGGCCAACCTGGGCCAGGCGCCGGCGCGCCAGGCGGCGATCGCGGCGGGCATTCCGGTTTCCACCGGTGCCACCACCCTCAACAAGGTGTGCGGTTCGGGCATGAAAGCCATCATGCTGGGACACGACCTGATCAAGGCCGGGTCGGCCAGCATCGTGGTGGCCGGCGGCATGGAATCGATGTCCAATGCGCCGCACCTGCTGCCCAATTCGCGCACCGGCAACCGCTTCGGCAATTTCCAGGCGGTCGACCACATGGCCCATGACGGCCTGGTCAATGCCTACGACGGCAAGGCAATGGGCGAATTCGCCGAAACCACGGTGGACAAGTACCAGTTCAGCCGCGAGGAGCAGGACGCCTTCGCCATTGAATCGGTGCGCCGGGCGCAGGCCGCCCAGGCCGACGGCGCCTTCGCCGACGAAATCGTTCCGGTGAAGGTGGCCGGTCGCAAGGGCGAGGTTGAGTACAGCCAGGACGAACAGCCCGGCCGCTCGGACATCGCCAAGATTCCGACCCTGCGCCCGGCCTTCAAGAAGGACGGCACGGTCACCGCGGCCAGCTCCTCGAGCATTTCCGATGGCGCTGCCGCGCTGGTGCTGCTGTCCGAGGACGATGCTGCGGCGCGCGGGGTAACGCCGCTGGCGCGGATCGTGGCCCACGCCACGCATTCCCAGGAACCGGAGTGGTTCACCACCGCCCCCATCGGCGCCCTGCACAAGGTGCTGGAGAAAGCCGGCTGGCAGCTGGACCAGGTCGACCTGTTCGAAATCAACGAAGCCTTCGCGGTGGTGGCGATGGCCCCGATCCGTGAATTGGGCATCCCGCACGAGAAGGTCAACGTCAACGGGGGCGCCTGCGCATTGGGCCATCCGATCGGCGCTTCCGGCGCACGCCTGGTGGTAACGCTGGTCAACGCATTGCGCACGCGCGGCGGAAAGCGCGGCGTCGCCACCCTGTGCATCGGCGGCGGCGAAGCGACGGCCATTGCCATCGAATTGATTTGATTGAACTTAACGCGCATTTCGCAAAAATGAATGCGCGATCGCTTGACAGCCAAACGTGGCTTGTCATCATGTTGCCGGGCGCGCAATAGCGCGTTGCCTAATCTAACGACGAGGATTCACACAAATGAGCATCAACAAGCTGCTGATCGCGATGGCCCTGGGCCTGGCTCTGACCGCCTGCTCGAAGCAGGAACAGGCTGCTGACGCCGCTGCTTCGGCCAACGAAGCTGCCGCTGACGCCCAGGTCGCCGCCGACCAGGCCGCTGCTGCTGGCGCCCAGACCGCCGACGCTGCCCAGGCTGCTGCCGACACCGCCGCCACCGCCGCCAACACCTCGGCTGACGCCGCTGCCCAGGCTGGCGCTGCTGCCACCGACGCTGCTGCCGACACCGCTGCAGACGCTGCCAAGGCCGGTGAAGCCACCGCCGAGCAGGCCAAGGACGCTGCTGAAGAAGCCAAGAAGTAATAACTTCTTTCTTCACGCAAGTCTGAAGAAGCCGCTGGTTCGCCAGCGGCTTTTTCTTTGGGCGCATTCCAGTGGGGCTGCGGCTGCCCGATCCGCAGCGACCCGGTCTTCACGCAGGCATGAATAGGCTGGCTTTCCCTACGATCCCGTATTGGAGACCGCCATGAAGATTCGTCCGTTCACCACGTCGCTGTTGGCCGCCTCCCTGCTGCTCGGCCTGGCCGCATGCAAGGGCCCGGAAGCCGAGAAGGCCCGCGACGACGCCGCGCAGGCCGCCGACAGCGCCAATGCCGCCGCACGCGAAGCGGTGGACAAGGCCGCCGCCTCCACGCGCAACGCCGCCGACGATGCCGCTGCCGCCTCCGAGCGCGCCGCCGCCGAAACCCAGCAGGCGCTCGACCGCGCCGCTGCAGCCACCTCCGAAGCCGCTGGCGAAGCCAAGACCGCCGCCAAGGATGCGGGCGTGCACGCCAGCGATGCCACCGCCGATGCCGCGCAGAAGGTGGCCGACAAGGCCCGCGACGTGGCCGATGAAGCAAAGAAGAACGCTGACGAAGCCAAGCGCTGAGTCTGGCGTTTCCGCAGCACCCGGAACGCCCCTTCGCAGGAAGGGGCGTTTTTTTATGGTCTTTCTTCCATCCAAGGGGAGCGTCTTTGTTGCAAGGCCGTCGCCGCGTAAGCACGACGCTGCGCGGGCGGGCATGGATCGGCTGGCGTCTCCGATCAGGCTGGTCGCGAGCATGAGGGCCCCGTAGCAGCCGGTAGGCCCCTGGCGCAAATGTCCCCCGGCCGCTACGCGGCTCGGCTTGCGGTTAGCAGGTAGACGCGACGCCTTTTGGGCGGTGATCGGTGGGTCGGGCGCTGGCTCCCCATGCCCTTGGAGGCGAAATAAAGGAGGAGGGGACGGCCGCAGGCCGACGCCGGGGGAACATTCGCCGGAAAGGGTCTGGGGAGCCAGCGCCCGACCCGCCGATCAACCGTTCGCACCAAGAGCGCCACCACCGAGTGCGTCACCACCAACGGTGGTGACCTATGGCAGCGCCCGCGCCAGCACCGCCGCCGTGTCCAGATCCGCCGGCAGCGTCCCGAATGCCATGCCATGCTCGCCGCCCAGCCGCGTGCGCACGAACGCGCCGGCGATCAGGCTGTTGGCACGCAACAGCACCGCCGCCTGCAGCAGCAGCGCCAACTGCTCGGTGATGCGGCGCGCCTGTGCCTCGCCCGGCGACGTCGCCAACGCACTGCGCAATGCCTGCAACGCCGCATCGTAGATCGCGTCGCGCCCCGCCACGGCATCCAGTTCGGCATCCAGCACCGGGGCCACCTGCGGCTCGCGCGCCAACGCGCGCAGCACGTCCAGGCACTGGATGTTGCCGCTGCCCTCCCAGATCGAATTCAACGGGGCCTGCCGGTACAACCGCGGCAGCATCGACTCCTCCACGTACCCTGCGCCACCCAGGCATTCCTGCGCCTCGTTGACGAACACCGCCGCGCGCTTGCACACCCAGTACTTGCCCACCGCCGTGGCAATGCGCGCGAACGCCGCGTCGACGCTGCTGTGGCGCGCCCGATCGACCGCACCGGCCACGCGTATCGCGAAGGTGGTGGCCGCTTCGGATTCCATCGCCAGATCGGCCAGCACATTGGCCATCAGCGGGTGATCGCACAAGCGCTTGCCGAAGCTGGTGCGGTGCCGGGTGTGGTGCAACGCCTGCGCCAGCGCCATGCGCATCTCCGCTGCCGCACCCAGCATGCAGTCGAGCCGGGTCATCATCACCATGCCGATGATCGTGGCCACCCCTCGCCCTTCCTCGCCCACCCGGCGGGCCCAGGCACCACACAGCTCCACCTCGCTGGACGCGTTGGACCAGTCGCCCAGCTTGTCCTTCAGCCGCATCAACCGGAACGCATTGCGGTTCCCGTCGGGAAGACGGCGCGGCATCAGGAAACAGCTCAACCCCGCCGGGGCCTGCGCCAGCACCAGGAAACCGTCGGACATCGGCGCCGAGAAAAACCACTTGTGCCCCACCAGCCGATAACTGCCGTCGGCCTGCGGTTCGGCACGCGTGGTATTGCTGCGCACATCCGAGCCGCCCTGCTTCTCGGTCATGCCCATGCCCAGCGTGATGCCGGCCTTGTCGGCGATCGGCACATCGCGCCGATCGTAGTGCGGGGCCGCCGCCTTGTCGGCCCACTCGGCCAGCGCCGGGTCCTGGCGCAGCACCGCCACCGCCGCATGCGTCATCGTGAGCGGGCAACTGGTGCCTGCATCGGCCTGGTGATGCAGGTAGCTCAGCGCCGCGCGCGCGACATGCGCACCGGCCGTGCCATCGTGCCAGGACAGCCCGGCCACGCCGTGCACCTTGGCCGCGTCCATCAACTGGTGGTAGGTCGGATGGAACTCGACCGTGTCGATGCGATGCCCCTGCGCATCATGCGTGCGCAGCCGCGGTTTATCGCGGTTGGCATCAAACCCCAACCCATACAGCGCATCGCCGGCCAGGCCACCATAGCGCGCCAGCGCGACAGCAAAGCCGTCGCCGCCTTCGCGCTGCACCGCCTCGGCCAGGGCCACATCATCGGCCCACAGGTTGCGGCCACCGAACGGCGGCGGCTGGTTGAATACCTCGTGGGTGTCGAATGCGGGCAGTGCAGAGGACATCGCGGCGGCCTCCTGGCCATGGGGTTCAGCCGATTCTGCCGCATCCGGTTGCAGCGCGCCGTTCAGGTGGATTCTCACCTCCTGCACGAGCGCGGCGGCACAGTGCAGCCATGAGCCTTGGCAGCCCGAACAACGATCTGGTGGTGCTTCGTCCGGAAGGGCTGTATTGCCCCGCCGGCGATTTCCATATCGACCCGTGGCGGCCGGTGCCGCGTGCGGTGATCACCCATGGCCACGGCGACCACGCGCGCAGTGGCATGGGCCAGTACTACTGCGCCACCGGCAGCGTGCCGATCCTGCGCTGGCGGCTCGGCGATGTGCCACTGCAGGCGTACGACTACGGCCGCCCGTTCCGGCTGGGGAATGTGGAGGTATCGCTGCATTCGGCCGGGCACGTGCTGGGCTCGGCGCAGGTGCGCATCGACGATGGCGAGCAGGTCTGGGTCGCCTCGGGCGACTACAAGCGCCAGCCGGACCCCACCTGCGCGCCGTTCGACGTAGTGCCCTGCGATGTATTCATCACCGAGGCCACCTTCGCCCTGCCCATCTACCGCTGGCAGGACACTGCCGAGGTGGCGGCCGAGATCGTGGCATGGCGGCACGAGTGCGCCGCACGCGGCGAAGCGGCCATCCTGCTCTGCTACGCGCTGGGCAAGGCGCAGCGGGTGCTGGCCGAACTGCTGCCGCTGGATGACCAGCCGGCCTGGCTGCATGGCGCCATTGCCAACGGCGTGGCGGTGTACCGGCAGGCGGGCATCGCCATGCTGGACACCCATACCGTGGCCGAACAGGGCCGCCAACCCGACGCCGCCGGGAAACTGATCCTGGCGCCGCCGTCGGCCGCCGGCACCCCGTGGCTGCGGCGCTTCGGCAAGCATCAGCTGGGCTTCGCATCGGGCTGGATGCGGTTGCGCGGCAACCGCCGCCGACGCAACTACGACCGCGGTTTCGTGGTCTCCGACCATGCCGACTGGCCGGCCCTGCTGCAGACCATCACCGAGACCGGCGCGCGGCGGGTGATCGCCACCCACGGCAACACCGATGCGCTGATTCCCTTCCTGCGCGAACGGGGCATCGCCGCCGAAGCGTTCCGCACCGATTTCGGGAGCGAGGAATGAAGGCCTTCGCCGCCCTCTACCAGCGCCTGGACCGCAGCACCGCCACGCTCGACAAGCGTGCCGCGCTGGTTGCCTATTTCCGCGATGCGCGCCCGCACGACGCCGCGTGGGCGCTGTACCTGCTCAGCGGCGGCAAGGTGGGCGGCGCGCGCCGCAAGATCGCCGCCAGCGGTGAACTGCGCGCGTGGATCAGCGATGCGTCCGGATTGCCGCCGTGGCTGGTGGAAGACAGCTACGAACAAGTGGGGGACCTCGCCGAAACCCTGACCCTGCTGCTGGATGATCCCCCCCAACGCAGCCCGGATCGGCCCTTGGCCGAATGGATCGAAACGCATCTGCTGGCGGTAGCCAACCAACCCGAACCGGTGCGCCACGCCGCGGTGCTGGACGGCTGGCGGCAGCTGCCGGCCGATGAACGCCTGGTGTTCAACAAACTGCTCACCGGCGCACTCCGTGTAGGCGTTTCGCAGCGACTGGTACAGCAGGCGTTGGCCGAACTGTCCGGCATCGACATCGCACGCATCGCGCAGCGCATGCTCGGCGAGTGGGTCCCCTCCCCCGGGCTGCTCGCCGCGCTGCTGTCGCCGCAGGAGCGCCCGGAAGACCGCCAGCAGCCGTATCCCTTCTTCCTGGCCTCGCCGCTGGAAGCCGAGGTCGAGAGCCTCGGGCCGATCACCGACTGGGTACTGGAATGGAAGTGGGATGGCATCCGCCTGCAGCTGCTGCGGCGCAAGGGCGAGGCCGCGCTGTGGTCACGCGGCGAAGAACGCCTGGACGGACGTTTCCCGGAAATCGAAGCGGCGGCCATGGCGCTACCCGATGGCTGCGTGATCGATGGCGAGCTGCTGGCCTGGCGCGACGGCGATGCGCAGCCGCTGCCGTTCACCGCGCTGCAGACGCGCATCCAGCGTCGCAAGCCCGGGCCGAAGACACTGCGCGACACGCCGGTGCGCGTGCTCGCCTATGACCTGCTCGAGATCGACGGCGAGGACCTGCGAACGCAGCCCCTGCACGCCCGACGCGCACGCCTGGCGGCCCTGCTGCAGGCACTGGACGATCCGCGCATCGTGCTCTCGCCCACGCTGGCGGCCAACGACTGGCCCGACGCCGCGGCGCAACGCGCGCAGGCACGCGAGCGCGGCGTGGAAGGGCTGATGCTCAAGCGCCACGATTCGCTGTACCAGAGCGGGCGCCGACGCGGCGACTGGTGGAAGTGGAAGATCGATCCGCTCACCATCGATGCGGTGATGATCTACGCGCAGGCCGGGCATGGCCGGCGCAGCACGCTCTACACCGACTACACCTTCGGGGTGTGGAACGGGGACACGCTGGTGCCCGTCGCCAAGGCGTACTCCGGGTTGGACGACACGGAAATCCTCGCGCTTGATCGCTGGATACGGGCCAACACCGTGGAGCGTTTCGGGCCGGTGCGCAGCGTGCGCGGTGAACAGGTGTTCGAACTGGGCTTTGAAGCGGTCAACCGCAGTACCCGGCACAAATCCGGTATCGCGGTGCGCTTTCCGCGCATCCTGCGCTGGCGTCGGGACAAGCCGGCCAGTGAGGCCGATACGCTGGCCCAGCTGCAGGCCCTGGCGCGGTGACGCGGCGCGAAGCGATGGCGCGGCTGGTTGACTGGTTTGCCAGCCGCGGCTGGGCACCGCTGCCCTTCCAGAAGAACGTGTGGCGCCAGTATCTGTCGGGCGCCTCCGGGCTGTTGCACACGCCCACCGGCAGCGGCAAGACCCTGGCCGTGTTCGGTGGCCCGTTGCTGCAGGCGTTGAGCGCCCCGCGCCCGGCGCCCGCCGGTGGACGCGCGCGCAAAGCGGTGCCGGCCCTGCAGGTGCTGTGGATCACCCCGTTGCGCGCGCTGGCCGCCGATACCGCCCGTGCCCTGCGCGAACCGCTGGGCGCGCTGGGGCTGGACTGGCAGGTGGGGCTGCGCACCGGCGATGCCAGCGCGCGGGACAAGCGGCTGGCGCGCGAGGGCCGCGTGGATGTGCTGGTCACCACGCCGGAATCGCTGGCGCTGCTGCTCAGCTACCCCGACGGCCTGGCGAAGATGCGCCAGCTGCGCTGCGTGGTGGTCGACGAATGGCACGAACTTCTGGGTAACAAGCGCGGCGTGCTGCTGCAGTTGAACCTGCGGCGGCTGCGCGATGCGCTGCCCGCGCTGCAGGTGTGGGGCCTGTCGGCGACGCTGGGCAATCTCGAGCAGGCGCGCGACGTGCTGCTGCCCGATGTTCCCGATGCCCCGCTGGTGGCAGGTGCACGGCCGCGCCCGGTGCATCTGGACACCCTGCTGCCCGCCCACGGCGAACGCTTCCCGTGGGCCGGCCACCTGGGCTTGTCGCAATTGCAGCGCGTGCTGGAAAAGCTGCTGACGGTGCGCACCAGCCTGCTGTTCACCAACACCCGCGCCCAGGCCGAGCTGTGGCACCAGGCGCTGGCGGCGGTATGGCCGGAAGATCCGTCCACGCTGGCGCTGCACCACGGTTCGTTGGACCCCGCCGTGCGCCGCCACGCCGAACAGGGCCTGCGCGAGGGCCAGCTGCGCTGCGTGGTGGCCACCTCCAGCCTGGATCTGGGCGTGGACTTCCCGGCGGTGGACCAGGTGCTGCAGATCGGCAGCCCGAAAGGCATTGCGCGGCTGCTGCAGCGCGCCGGGCGTGCGCGGCACCGGCCGGGCGAATCGGGCACGCTGGTGTGCGTGCCCTCGCATGCGCTGGAGCTGGTTGAATACGCCGCGGCACGGCATGCACTGGCGGCTGGCGTGATCGAAGCGCGCCGCCCGCCCACGCTGTCGCTGGACGTGCTGGCCCAGCATTGCGTGAGCTGCGCGCTGGGCGGTGGCTTCGAACCTGACGCCCTGTTCGCGCAGGTCCGCCGTACCCACGCATTCGCGGCACTGGACGCCACGCAGTGGCAGGGCGTGCTGGAGTTCATCGTGCAGGGCGGTCGTGCGCTGTCGCAGTATCCGGATTTCCACAAGGTGGTGCGCGACGAGGACGGCGTGTACCGCGTGCACGACCGGCGCGTAGCGCTGCGCCACCGCTTGTCGATCGGCACCATCACCAGCGATGGCAGCGTGAGCGTGCAGTTCCTGCGCGGCGGCCGGTTGGGCGCGGTGGAAGAGCAGTTTCTGGGGCGGCTGCGCCCGGGTGATCGCTTCCAGTTCGCCGGGCGCCTGCTGGAACTGGTGCGGCTGGAGAACCTTACCGCCTACGTGCGCCTGGCCAAGGGCGGCGATGGGCTGGTGCCGCGCTGGCAGGGCGGCCGGCTGCCGCTGTCTGAAGCGCTGGGGCAGGAAATGGAAGCGGTCTTCGCCGCACCGCCGGCATCACCGGAGATGCGCTGGCTGGCGCCCCTGCTCACCCTGCAGTCGCGCATCTCGATGCTGCCGGGCCCGACGTCGTTGCTGGTGGAAATGGTGCGCCGTCGCGAGGGACAGTTCGTGTTCGTGTATCCGTTCGCCGGGCGACAGGTCAACGAAGGCGTCGCCGCGCTGATGGCACTGCGCCTGGCCCGGCTGCAGCCCAACACGCTGGGCTACGCGGCCAACGACTACGGCTTCGTGCTGGCGCCGGCACGCCCGGTCGACCTGGACGTGGCCGGCCTGCGCGTTTTGCTGCAGCCTGCGGGACTGTTGGACGACCTGCGCGACAGCCTCAACCTGGCCGAGCTGGCCCGCCGTCAGTTCCGCGATATCGCGCGGGTTTCGGGCATGCTGGTGCCGGCGCTGCCCGGCCGCACTCCACGCAGCCTGCGCCAACTGCAGGCCTCCAGCGGCCTGCTCTACGACGTGCTGCGCCAGCACGATCCGGACCACATCCTGCTGGGCCTGGCCGATCGCGAAGTGCTGCACGGCCAACTCGACCTGGACAGCCTGGCGGCCACGCTGCAGCGCCTGCAGGCGCGTACGCTGTGCCTGCAGGCGCCGCGCACCCTGGGCCCGCTCTCATTTCCGCTGTGGGCCGAACGCCTGCGTGGCCAGCTCAGCAATGAAGACTGGAAAACCCGCGTCAAACGCGCTGCCGCGCAATTGGAGACCCGCCATGGCACCTGAGTTGCCCACCCCGCTCGCCGGCGAGCAGGTCCTGCTGCTGGGCGCCCGCGCGCTCTACTGGCCCGCGCGCAAGGCGCTGCTGATCGCCGACCTGCACCTGGGCAAGGCCGACGTGTTCCGGCGAGCGGGCATCGGCCTGCCCAGCGGCGGCACCGGCGACGACCTGGAACGCCTGTCGACGCTGCTGCAGCAGCACGCCGTGGATACGTTGTGGATTCTCGGCGACGTGCTGCATGGCGCAGCGCATCGGGCCGCGTGGTACCGGCAGTGGCAAGGTTGGCGCGAGCAGCACGCCACGTTGGAGATCGGCGCCTTGGCCGGCAATCACGACCGCGCGTTGCCCAAGGCTGATCTCGGCCTCACGCTGCTCGGTGAACAGCTGCAGGTCGGCCCGTTTCTACTGCGCCACGATCCGCACCCGCACCCGTCGCTGCATGTGCTGTGCGGGCATGTGCATCCGCTGGCCCGTCTGCCGGGCATGCAGCGGCGCTGGCCCGCGTTCTGGCTGCGTGAGAGGTTGACGGTGCTGCCGGCCTACTCGCGGTTTACCGCGGGCATCGCGCCGGTCCTTGCCAGCGGCGAACGGCTGGTGGCCTGTGTGGAAGACGAGGCCATTGCATTGCCGGCGCGCTGAGCCACCGGCATCAGGCAACCTGCGTTACGCGGCGGCCAGCACCTGCGGCATCAACTGGATCTCCGACCGCGGTGGATCCGGTCGAACTGGCCGCCGTTGAATGTCGGTCAGCATCGCGTGTGCGGCATCGCGGATGCGGCGGTGGTGCTCGGGTGCGGTGTGCGTGATCAGGCTGGTGACATGGAACTCGAAAATGTCGTGCATCACGTCGGGCTGATCCTCATGCAGCATCTGCAGCAGTCCGTGCAATTTGCAGATCTCAGCATCCAGGATTTCGGCCGGGAACAGCATGTCCATCTCCTTCAGGTAGCGATTGGCAGGTGCACGGGTGTGCGGGGCCAATCGGTTACTTGTGACAGGTCAGGGGTGAGTTCATCGTCCACTCCAGGTTAAGTGTGTCTTCACTCTCCTGGAAATGCCCGCCACGCATGGTTATCAGCAGATGATGCCTGGGCAGCATGTCCACTCATCGCCGCGATGAACCCGGGCGTGAGCGCCAGTTTGCCGATCCAGCCGCGCTGTGTGCCGCTGAGCACGCGCAGCATGTGGCCGTGTCCACCGGGCATGCGCCCCATCGGCTTGAACAGCACGTCGCGCGCACGCGCCAGGTTGTCGCGCTCGGATTGGAACAGCGGCGTCAACCAGCGGCTCCAGAAATGGTAGATGGCCACGTGCGCGCGACGCTGCGCCGCATACGCCTGCAATGCGGCGTCGCGGTCGGTGTGCGCACGCAGTGCATCGCGCAGCGCCAGTGCGTCCATCAGCGC
This genomic interval carries:
- a CDS encoding ligase-associated DNA damage response exonuclease, whose amino-acid sequence is MSLGSPNNDLVVLRPEGLYCPAGDFHIDPWRPVPRAVITHGHGDHARSGMGQYYCATGSVPILRWRLGDVPLQAYDYGRPFRLGNVEVSLHSAGHVLGSAQVRIDDGEQVWVASGDYKRQPDPTCAPFDVVPCDVFITEATFALPIYRWQDTAEVAAEIVAWRHECAARGEAAILLCYALGKAQRVLAELLPLDDQPAWLHGAIANGVAVYRQAGIAMLDTHTVAEQGRQPDAAGKLILAPPSAAGTPWLRRFGKHQLGFASGWMRLRGNRRRRNYDRGFVVSDHADWPALLQTITETGARRVIATHGNTDALIPFLRERGIAAEAFRTDFGSEE
- a CDS encoding ligase-associated DNA damage response DEXH box helicase; translated protein: MARLVDWFASRGWAPLPFQKNVWRQYLSGASGLLHTPTGSGKTLAVFGGPLLQALSAPRPAPAGGRARKAVPALQVLWITPLRALAADTARALREPLGALGLDWQVGLRTGDASARDKRLAREGRVDVLVTTPESLALLLSYPDGLAKMRQLRCVVVDEWHELLGNKRGVLLQLNLRRLRDALPALQVWGLSATLGNLEQARDVLLPDVPDAPLVAGARPRPVHLDTLLPAHGERFPWAGHLGLSQLQRVLEKLLTVRTSLLFTNTRAQAELWHQALAAVWPEDPSTLALHHGSLDPAVRRHAEQGLREGQLRCVVATSSLDLGVDFPAVDQVLQIGSPKGIARLLQRAGRARHRPGESGTLVCVPSHALELVEYAAARHALAAGVIEARRPPTLSLDVLAQHCVSCALGGGFEPDALFAQVRRTHAFAALDATQWQGVLEFIVQGGRALSQYPDFHKVVRDEDGVYRVHDRRVALRHRLSIGTITSDGSVSVQFLRGGRLGAVEEQFLGRLRPGDRFQFAGRLLELVRLENLTAYVRLAKGGDGLVPRWQGGRLPLSEALGQEMEAVFAAPPASPEMRWLAPLLTLQSRISMLPGPTSLLVEMVRRREGQFVFVYPFAGRQVNEGVAALMALRLARLQPNTLGYAANDYGFVLAPARPVDLDVAGLRVLLQPAGLLDDLRDSLNLAELARRQFRDIARVSGMLVPALPGRTPRSLRQLQASSGLLYDVLRQHDPDHILLGLADREVLHGQLDLDSLAATLQRLQARTLCLQAPRTLGPLSFPLWAERLRGQLSNEDWKTRVKRAAAQLETRHGT
- a CDS encoding isovaleryl-CoA dehydrogenase produces the protein MSSALPAFDTHEVFNQPPPFGGRNLWADDVALAEAVQREGGDGFAVALARYGGLAGDALYGLGFDANRDKPRLRTHDAQGHRIDTVEFHPTYHQLMDAAKVHGVAGLSWHDGTAGAHVARAALSYLHHQADAGTSCPLTMTHAAVAVLRQDPALAEWADKAAAPHYDRRDVPIADKAGITLGMGMTEKQGGSDVRSNTTRAEPQADGSYRLVGHKWFFSAPMSDGFLVLAQAPAGLSCFLMPRRLPDGNRNAFRLMRLKDKLGDWSNASSEVELCGAWARRVGEEGRGVATIIGMVMMTRLDCMLGAAAEMRMALAQALHHTRHRTSFGKRLCDHPLMANVLADLAMESEAATTFAIRVAGAVDRARHSSVDAAFARIATAVGKYWVCKRAAVFVNEAQECLGGAGYVEESMLPRLYRQAPLNSIWEGSGNIQCLDVLRALAREPQVAPVLDAELDAVAGRDAIYDAALQALRSALATSPGEAQARRITEQLALLLQAAVLLRANSLIAGAFVRTRLGGEHGMAFGTLPADLDTAAVLARALP
- the pdeM gene encoding ligase-associated DNA damage response endonuclease PdeM codes for the protein MAPELPTPLAGEQVLLLGARALYWPARKALLIADLHLGKADVFRRAGIGLPSGGTGDDLERLSTLLQQHAVDTLWILGDVLHGAAHRAAWYRQWQGWREQHATLEIGALAGNHDRALPKADLGLTLLGEQLQVGPFLLRHDPHPHPSLHVLCGHVHPLARLPGMQRRWPAFWLRERLTVLPAYSRFTAGIAPVLASGERLVACVEDEAIALPAR
- a CDS encoding thiolase family protein — protein: MSNIVIAAAKRTAIGSFLGQFTGVPTPTLGATAIASALQQSGIAAADVSEVIMGCVLPANLGQAPARQAAIAAGIPVSTGATTLNKVCGSGMKAIMLGHDLIKAGSASIVVAGGMESMSNAPHLLPNSRTGNRFGNFQAVDHMAHDGLVNAYDGKAMGEFAETTVDKYQFSREEQDAFAIESVRRAQAAQADGAFADEIVPVKVAGRKGEVEYSQDEQPGRSDIAKIPTLRPAFKKDGTVTAASSSSISDGAAALVLLSEDDAAARGVTPLARIVAHATHSQEPEWFTTAPIGALHKVLEKAGWQLDQVDLFEINEAFAVVAMAPIRELGIPHEKVNVNGGACALGHPIGASGARLVVTLVNALRTRGGKRGVATLCIGGGEATAIAIELI
- a CDS encoding ATP-dependent DNA ligase, translating into MKAFAALYQRLDRSTATLDKRAALVAYFRDARPHDAAWALYLLSGGKVGGARRKIAASGELRAWISDASGLPPWLVEDSYEQVGDLAETLTLLLDDPPQRSPDRPLAEWIETHLLAVANQPEPVRHAAVLDGWRQLPADERLVFNKLLTGALRVGVSQRLVQQALAELSGIDIARIAQRMLGEWVPSPGLLAALLSPQERPEDRQQPYPFFLASPLEAEVESLGPITDWVLEWKWDGIRLQLLRRKGEAALWSRGEERLDGRFPEIEAAAMALPDGCVIDGELLAWRDGDAQPLPFTALQTRIQRRKPGPKTLRDTPVRVLAYDLLEIDGEDLRTQPLHARRARLAALLQALDDPRIVLSPTLAANDWPDAAAQRAQARERGVEGLMLKRHDSLYQSGRRRGDWWKWKIDPLTIDAVMIYAQAGHGRRSTLYTDYTFGVWNGDTLVPVAKAYSGLDDTEILALDRWIRANTVERFGPVRSVRGEQVFELGFEAVNRSTRHKSGIAVRFPRILRWRRDKPASEADTLAQLQALAR